The Gemmatimonadaceae bacterium genomic interval CGGCGCGCGCTATTTCACCGCGGCGAACGATTTCGCGGAGGCGATGGCGGCCGCGATCGCGGAGAACGGACCCGCGTTGATCGAGGTCGCCGTCGGCGATTCGAGAACAATCGCGGGAGTTCGCGCGAAAAGCCTCGCCCGCGAAACCATGCGGAAGGTCGTAGGGCCGGGCGTCGTCAGCTGGCTCAAGCGGCTGCGCTAGACTCGCTCGCTGTCACGGCCGCAGCGGCCGTGAGAAAATGCTGTCGTGCGTCGTCAGGGCCGGCTTCGGCGACACGCCTGCCTTGACGGACCCCAGCGACGCGAAGAGCGGAAGTGGCGGTCTTGCACGACGCGAGCGCGGTCAGCGCGATCGGCCATACGGCGCGCGAACAGGTCATTTGTCCAAGCCCCCAATCGGGTTTTCGGACGACGGCTAAGCAACGAGGTTGCGCAGTCAGCATCGAAATCTCAACGCGGCCGGGTGACTGGTGTCACACTCTAATGGAAATTTCCGTATTTCTTTTGTGAAAACGCCGCCCTCCCCTCCCCCCAAGGCCGCTCACCCCATGCGCATTCGACTCGCCGCTCTCGTCATCGCGGCCGTTGGAATCTCCGGCCGGACCGCCAATGGCCAAGAGAAGCAGACGCAGTCGACCCCCGCCCTGATCTGCGGCGCTCACGAGCCCGAGATCAAGGTCGACTCGCTGACCGATTCCGTCCGTGCCTGCATGCGCCATTTCGAGGCCGACGTGATGCGGGCGCAGTTCGAGCATTCGTACATCACGAGCACCTCACTGACCGGCAGCCAGCCCCGCCTCGTGTTCGAGGGCAACATCGCGCCGGCGTTCTCCCTCGTCACGCCCGGCAAGAACATCGCCCTCGTGCTGACTCCAAAAGTCGTGATGCGCATGTTCGCCGCGAACTCGGTTCCGGTGAAGACGCCCAGCTACATGCCGCGCATCACCCTGTATCGGTTTGCCGAGCCCACGGTGCAAAGCGTTCGAGATTCCACCGCGCGCTTCATGTTCCTCACGGTCAGCCATCATTCGAACGGCCAGAGCGGCCCGTTTCTCAATCCCGACGGCTCGGTCAACCACGACACCGGGAATTTCTCGACGAACTTCGTCGAGTGCGGCGGGGTGATTGGTGTCGCCCTGAGCCCCCTCACCAGCATCACCGGGCGATCGTCGATCGAAGTGCATGGACTCTATGACGACTCGTCGAACGTGCACTATAGCCACCTTCGGCCGCACGTCGGTTTCAACCTCAGCCACAAGGGAGCGCACAACGGCAACGGCGAGTGGAACGCGATCTCGATCGACGTGGCCGTCACGTATCTCTCCGGCGACGTCGCGGTCCCGTTTCACGGCCGCGGCAGATTCCCGCTCACGACGAACATCATCTACCGTCCGAGCTGGGCGCGCGAAATCGCGTACCTGGTGAGCGGCTACTGGGGTCAGGACTACTACAACACGTATTTCGACCAGAGCCGATCGATGGTGCGCTTCGGCATATCCGCCGGCACGATCAACGGAAGCTTCGGCCGGTGAGGCATCCCCGCGCTGCCTGATTGATACAATCGGCGCGCCGAGACCGTGGCCGAACCTCGTTCTAGTTCGGTGCGGCCAGTACGCGACGCGCTACCCTGCGACGTTACCCGGTCCCGCGTCGCGCCTCTTGACGCCGGGGAAACCCGCGGCCAACTTGATCCCTCACTTAGTGAGTGGAGAGCTGATGACGCGCGACGCCAACGCGCTGCTCCACGGCGCGCTCGACGTGCTCGTGCTGCGGACCCTCGCCGCCGGGCCCATGCACGGCTACGGCATCACCCGGTCCATCGAGGAACGCACGCGGCACGAGCTCGACATCCTCGACTCCGCCCTCTACAAAGCGCTCCAGCGTCTCGAGGC includes:
- a CDS encoding PadR family transcriptional regulator — encoded protein: MTRDANALLHGALDVLVLRTLAAGPMHGYGITRSIEERTRHELDILDSALYKALQRLEAAGAIDSAWGVSDNNRRAKYYSLTTQGRRTLRSETATWKRFVAAVTGVLEPDEA